Proteins encoded within one genomic window of Pectobacterium araliae:
- a CDS encoding ABC transporter permease, translated as MKALFANQLLTTGIAILLLILIVALGGAFLSPYDPYALNPLERLSAPTWQHWFGTDNFGRDVFVRVAIAVQISLSVGGAVALISGSIGTLIGLLCVWYRPLDMVIMRICDGLFAFPSLLLAISIVGILGPNPANVVLALSLVYVPSVVRVMRAAALVIKEKNYIEALRAQGAKSRRIIWLHILPNVVSPLIVQVSWIFSVAILTEAALSFLGSGIPAPTPSLGNLLLEGKKVIFTSWWMTFFPGMAIVLLILSLNMIGDGLRDISDPTLKPLSRRVSRLLKAVTTPK; from the coding sequence ATGAAAGCGCTGTTTGCCAATCAACTCCTGACAACGGGCATCGCTATCCTGCTGCTTATTCTTATCGTCGCGCTGGGGGGAGCATTTCTCAGCCCTTACGATCCCTATGCCTTAAATCCCCTGGAGCGGTTGTCCGCACCGACGTGGCAGCACTGGTTTGGCACCGATAATTTTGGCCGCGATGTGTTTGTGCGGGTCGCGATTGCGGTCCAGATTTCGTTGTCCGTTGGGGGCGCGGTCGCGCTGATTTCGGGCTCGATTGGCACGCTAATCGGCCTGCTATGTGTCTGGTATCGCCCGCTGGATATGGTCATCATGCGGATTTGTGACGGGCTGTTTGCCTTTCCTTCTCTGCTGCTGGCCATTTCCATCGTTGGTATTCTTGGCCCGAATCCCGCCAATGTTGTACTGGCGCTGTCGCTGGTCTATGTGCCGTCGGTGGTGCGCGTGATGCGTGCGGCGGCGCTGGTGATCAAGGAGAAAAATTACATCGAGGCGTTGCGTGCGCAGGGGGCAAAGAGTCGCCGGATCATCTGGCTGCACATTTTACCCAACGTGGTATCGCCGCTGATCGTTCAAGTGTCGTGGATCTTCTCGGTCGCGATTCTCACTGAGGCGGCGCTGAGCTTTTTAGGTTCGGGGATACCTGCACCGACGCCCAGCCTGGGTAATTTATTGCTGGAGGGGAAAAAAGTGATTTTTACCTCCTGGTGGATGACCTTTTTCCCCGGTATGGCGATTGTGCTCTTGATCCTGTCTCTGAATATGATTGGAGACGGCCTGCGCGATATCTCCGATCCTACGCTTAAGCCGCTCTCACGTCGGGTTTCCCGTCTGCTGAAAGCGGTCACGACACCAAAGTGA
- a CDS encoding SulP family inorganic anion transporter, producing the protein MISSPNATPTPVPSATSTLAVLRSPSLLMREVLAGTITALALIPEVISFSIIAGVDPKVSLFASIVLCFTMSFLGGRPAMVTAAAGAVALVIGPLVHAHGVAYILPAVMMAGLIQILFGLAGLARMMRYIPRSVMIGFVNALGILIFAAQVPHIYGQSSIVWLLFALTLAIVLLLPYVVKSIPAPLVAIVTVTAIAIFTGIMVPNVGDAGPMQPGLPSFTQWLVPFNLATLHIIWPTALSIAFVGLMESLLTAKLVDDITDTPSSKRRECWGLGVSNIFAGFYCGIAGCAMIGQTVVNVELGKARTRISTLAAALVLLLLVTGLSEIMAKIPMVVLAGIMMIVALKTMNWHSLHPTTLKRMPLSETLVVIVTVVATVSTGNLAIGVAGGVIFAILLFARRVAHVIHAERQVSEDGQSVHYRVRGPLFFGSSNDLFEHFLYAQDPQNVTIDLTHAQIWDASSVAALDAIETRYHRYNAKVTIIGLDTHSTKIHQRLSGHL; encoded by the coding sequence ATGATTTCATCCCCCAATGCAACGCCGACGCCAGTGCCCTCTGCTACGTCAACGCTTGCTGTATTACGCTCGCCCTCGCTGCTGATGCGCGAAGTTTTGGCGGGCACCATCACCGCGTTGGCGCTTATCCCAGAAGTGATTTCGTTTTCCATCATCGCGGGCGTCGACCCGAAAGTCAGCCTGTTCGCCTCCATCGTGTTGTGTTTTACCATGTCCTTTCTCGGCGGCAGACCGGCGATGGTGACCGCCGCCGCGGGTGCCGTGGCGCTGGTGATCGGCCCGCTGGTACACGCACACGGTGTGGCCTATATTTTGCCTGCGGTAATGATGGCGGGACTTATCCAAATTCTGTTTGGGCTGGCGGGCTTGGCGAGAATGATGCGCTATATCCCCCGCTCGGTGATGATCGGGTTTGTGAATGCGCTGGGCATCCTGATTTTTGCCGCGCAGGTGCCGCATATTTACGGACAATCCTCGATCGTCTGGCTGCTGTTTGCGTTGACGCTCGCGATTGTCCTGCTGCTGCCTTACGTGGTGAAAAGCATTCCCGCGCCGCTGGTGGCCATTGTGACGGTGACCGCGATTGCTATTTTTACTGGCATCATGGTGCCTAACGTCGGCGATGCGGGCCCCATGCAACCCGGATTACCGAGTTTCACCCAGTGGCTGGTGCCGTTTAATCTTGCAACGCTGCACATCATCTGGCCAACCGCGCTGAGTATTGCCTTTGTTGGGCTGATGGAATCGCTGTTAACTGCCAAACTGGTCGACGACATTACCGATACCCCGTCCAGCAAGCGCCGGGAATGCTGGGGACTCGGCGTTTCCAATATTTTCGCCGGGTTCTATTGTGGGATTGCCGGATGCGCAATGATCGGGCAGACCGTGGTCAACGTGGAGTTGGGCAAAGCGCGAACACGCATTTCCACCCTCGCCGCCGCGCTGGTGCTGTTGCTGCTGGTGACTGGGCTGAGCGAAATCATGGCGAAGATTCCGATGGTGGTGCTGGCAGGCATTATGATGATCGTCGCACTGAAAACCATGAACTGGCATAGCCTGCACCCAACCACGCTGAAGCGTATGCCGCTGTCGGAAACGCTGGTGGTCATCGTGACGGTTGTCGCGACCGTCTCGACGGGGAACCTCGCTATCGGCGTAGCGGGCGGCGTGATCTTTGCCATCCTGCTGTTTGCGCGCCGCGTGGCGCACGTCATTCACGCGGAGCGTCAGGTGAGCGAAGACGGTCAGTCGGTGCACTACAGGGTGCGCGGCCCTCTCTTCTTCGGCAGCAGCAACGATCTCTTCGAGCACTTCCTCTACGCGCAGGATCCGCAGAACGTCACCATCGATTTGACGCACGCCCAAATCTGGGATGCCTCCAGCGTGGCAGCGCTCGACGCGATCGAAACCCGCTATCATCGCTACAATGCGAAGGTCACGATCATCGGGCTGGATACCCACAGCACTAAAATTCACCAGCGCCTGTCAGGGCATCTCTGA
- a CDS encoding chromosome partition protein MukE, producing the protein MTELEYTPNDRFDTFLDVMKSPLFPLVDYKLRKGVNILPSDYMLYSFVNQAFDPLCEYYSCLSLSLCLSNESVYYLLPQRRGKIPVERFNELQMVTGLLIVAMELEKQLSQTEWFTTNQLLERMSHQLSETRLLELFRRRPGQQTQYDLSKIQDEIKKALIVFERYAFIQLSRDRQSFQTTPAIYRFIEPLRGLQQESEIPQRLAELISEGYLVNIDEMARDGVDDDLAESDRFPAEDDMDTTGDLFTSETHKGEPL; encoded by the coding sequence ATGACTGAGCTTGAATACACACCAAATGACCGATTTGATACATTTCTGGATGTTATGAAATCACCTTTATTTCCTCTTGTTGACTATAAGTTACGCAAAGGTGTTAATATATTACCTTCGGATTACATGTTGTATTCGTTTGTTAATCAGGCGTTTGATCCACTTTGCGAATACTACTCTTGTTTGTCTTTATCTTTATGCCTTTCTAATGAATCTGTTTATTATTTACTACCTCAGCGGCGCGGTAAAATACCCGTAGAGAGATTTAATGAGTTGCAGATGGTCACTGGTCTACTCATCGTTGCAATGGAGCTCGAAAAACAGCTTAGTCAAACAGAATGGTTCACAACGAACCAACTGCTGGAGCGAATGAGCCATCAATTATCCGAAACCAGACTTCTGGAATTATTTCGCCGTCGTCCCGGTCAACAGACACAATATGATTTATCTAAAATCCAGGATGAAATTAAAAAGGCGCTTATAGTCTTCGAGCGTTATGCCTTTATTCAGCTATCCAGAGATCGACAATCCTTCCAGACAACGCCCGCGATCTATCGCTTTATTGAGCCGCTACGAGGCCTACAGCAAGAGTCAGAAATACCACAACGATTGGCCGAACTGATATCGGAGGGGTATCTGGTCAATATTGATGAGATGGCGCGGGATGGTGTAGATGACGATTTGGCAGAGAGCGATCGTTTCCCTGCCGAAGACGACATGGATACAACGGGCGATTTATTTACTTCCGAGACACATAAAGGGGAACCATTGTGA
- a CDS encoding DUF2501 domain-containing protein, with protein MESIRNVIGAVGLATCMLTGYAQAASLQDSLSSAVSQLGQNHSSSGGLAGLAGLLNGGNQALSAGTMNNAAGILQYCVKQKLVSATNTESIKNQLLDKLGLASQQEQQQTDYTQGLAGLLNTKDGKQLNLNNIGNTPLAEKVKTKACDIVLKQGVKFIS; from the coding sequence ATGGAGTCAATCAGAAACGTAATCGGTGCCGTTGGCTTAGCCACTTGTATGCTGACAGGCTACGCTCAGGCTGCAAGTTTACAGGATTCACTGTCCAGCGCGGTTAGCCAACTCGGTCAGAACCACTCTTCATCCGGCGGATTGGCTGGATTAGCGGGGCTGCTCAATGGTGGAAATCAGGCGCTAAGTGCTGGCACGATGAACAACGCGGCTGGGATCTTGCAATATTGCGTGAAGCAGAAGCTGGTTTCTGCAACCAATACAGAAAGCATCAAAAACCAGTTGCTGGATAAACTTGGCCTGGCATCTCAGCAAGAGCAACAACAGACTGATTATACGCAGGGATTAGCCGGTCTTTTGAATACCAAAGATGGAAAACAGTTAAACCTGAATAATATTGGAAATACGCCATTAGCTGAGAAGGTGAAAACCAAGGCTTGCGATATCGTATTGAAGCAAGGTGTGAAATTTATTTCCTGA
- the mukB gene encoding chromosome partition protein MukB — translation MNHYPLIRSLSIVNINGINARTLNLVNPHALRTSRQYGGTVSLLGNNGAGKTSLLGAFMFSQIPDIRYISLGTKDDFKVSTSIKDSEMFPRLGQPSIVALEVEARGTGQRHLYVVRAEKTTGTTLDTRLFCLTLPDSVNPLDCLLDRKGQVAHPVTVDQLRDKAALLGCAIQAFKDSNAYMLALFQDGILPRACQSSDDKYRLAQILHSAMAGRLDKSIEKHLSAYLMAHTRGNIHSVVNMVHESMVKVRLTQQDLESYQKDYQFFNSLLTLTLSFSANTWSVIEKKLAMNDEERTTVQREKYRVERELEKIAETLSTLRRKEDAIKSERSITQQQIKGIEPQRLCAHDGRIYFDQEQKAIGELNKLEPQLDSAEEASKLQRGIVDELERKKSENEESQLRIAKQLSNADMRYGHAQKMALQYNHAKQLYDEISQWNSVFTLSGLSAFIEQLANQEKEAVNALNHAERQLRSHQDILDAYTFAANSARKLEDDISPPDAQHWFMERCAQLEKWRLEDAQLGGRQQHQKTLQSDHQKQRRLQQRLRDAGMLSLPLSDEDFAQQLAVQQEQELHLNEQKEQLAQRQIEVEEQIKQLDIDIARYEQQSQQWHQYQPSVSYLRSIFPDDDLTPQRCEQLILDHVLHVKSLRQAIVSYETEIKQCRERRNKLSGREAGSLEYLRLLAADVSGISVAELYADTEVQDAGYFEAALGPLMFAILINGDVDDAARLLLSQYGEQWPLPDVILISVTQPVDVLRNEPFESELLFNDITDEYNTSESILPPWCVIDEPRYRRISQIRSEPVLGDKAREALIIHLDQQIQQAEEKSEALEREIEDLERSREHLKGVSAAPSFIWNNEPPLEEARRQRDHRFTALTDIAEKCKSVSSQWKKSRGLMLVLQECEPDSKILFRDLLQELADIASQITRAETAGRNFKRYHPLISQIKKECPLLREEYPENIEQVRQQVEKNEKTWQISAIRLRRVKQLDSVRAHLNPEYVNAQKILEDEAQEQTLLSDDQKRLEQDGVRIRDELSHAKRELAEKDASFSVMDSAIIRHRQNRDEAKNNLDNLPFPYIPGLETQLALQLTHLQNQLEKLNNNVEECNVKNAEMHRQRSNEELQLKNQNDKLIALTEKIEQITQLRNRIIIALKADGSYGELEPAMREVLINGNAPSSGTFLLVDQPLLTQLTRLAIEYSISSADPFMQQLTSCSQDTPDVAEICTTLYSRAVALFRRRARQDIQRTTQPRAMLLALSQAAKDAQRMLAETEAAFQMRRDELADALSRRINDEKRAISRLSAELTGIGFGQVASVRLEARTVKHFQDTLNALKSGGYGMDDLFSTAGTVTEALAGLYKKINQHEIDGSHLLDHRNYLDVKTLIQRRGAEQFELLNASSLSTGERIGSGLAVLIAVLRHWGRSSHGNKEPFTLPLVMDEVSRLDAASQTTVHELAVRTGCQMLVAAPETLGKITGTGYQLVRTVRTESTGDNGQSVTRHQVKITGIRDAQQLPFDVDSYLATAENAESDEGKTL, via the coding sequence GTGAACCATTATCCTCTGATACGCAGCCTCAGTATTGTCAACATTAATGGCATTAACGCCCGAACGTTAAATCTGGTGAATCCTCACGCACTGCGTACATCGCGGCAATATGGCGGTACGGTTTCATTGTTGGGCAATAATGGCGCGGGGAAAACGTCTTTGTTGGGTGCGTTTATGTTCAGCCAGATCCCTGATATTCGCTACATTAGCTTAGGGACTAAGGATGATTTTAAGGTTTCAACATCAATAAAAGACAGTGAAATGTTTCCACGCCTAGGACAGCCTAGTATCGTTGCTCTGGAGGTCGAGGCTCGAGGGACAGGCCAGCGGCATCTGTACGTCGTTCGGGCTGAAAAAACGACAGGAACGACATTAGATACCCGGCTATTTTGTCTGACGCTTCCTGATAGCGTTAACCCGCTAGATTGCTTACTTGATCGTAAAGGACAAGTGGCTCACCCAGTAACGGTAGACCAGTTGCGCGATAAAGCGGCACTATTAGGGTGTGCCATTCAGGCATTTAAAGACTCAAATGCCTATATGTTGGCACTGTTTCAGGATGGTATTTTACCACGAGCCTGTCAGTCGTCCGACGATAAATACCGCCTGGCTCAGATCCTTCATTCAGCAATGGCCGGGCGTCTGGATAAATCGATAGAAAAACATCTCAGTGCTTATTTAATGGCTCATACACGCGGGAATATACATTCCGTAGTGAATATGGTGCATGAGTCCATGGTCAAAGTCAGGCTCACGCAGCAAGACCTTGAGAGTTACCAAAAAGATTATCAATTTTTTAATTCATTACTGACGTTAACCTTATCATTTTCAGCCAATACGTGGTCAGTTATTGAAAAAAAACTGGCGATGAATGATGAAGAACGCACTACCGTTCAGAGAGAGAAATACCGGGTTGAACGTGAACTGGAAAAAATTGCGGAAACCCTGAGTACGCTTAGACGCAAAGAAGACGCCATCAAATCGGAACGGTCAATAACGCAACAACAGATTAAGGGTATTGAGCCCCAACGGTTATGTGCCCATGACGGTAGGATTTATTTTGATCAAGAACAAAAAGCAATTGGCGAACTTAATAAACTTGAACCCCAGCTAGATAGTGCGGAAGAAGCAAGCAAACTCCAGCGGGGTATAGTTGATGAGCTGGAAAGAAAAAAAAGCGAGAATGAAGAAAGCCAGCTACGCATAGCCAAACAGTTATCTAATGCCGATATGCGTTATGGCCATGCTCAGAAAATGGCATTGCAATATAACCACGCAAAACAACTCTATGATGAGATTAGTCAATGGAATAGTGTTTTTACGCTTTCGGGATTAAGCGCATTCATTGAACAACTGGCAAATCAGGAAAAAGAGGCGGTGAATGCTCTCAACCATGCAGAGCGTCAATTACGATCCCATCAGGATATTTTGGATGCTTATACTTTCGCCGCAAACAGCGCGCGAAAATTGGAGGATGACATCTCTCCTCCAGACGCTCAGCACTGGTTTATGGAAAGATGCGCTCAACTGGAAAAATGGCGTCTCGAAGACGCTCAACTGGGCGGGCGACAACAGCATCAAAAGACGTTACAAAGCGATCATCAGAAGCAGCGGCGCCTTCAGCAGCGGCTTCGTGATGCAGGCATGCTATCGTTACCATTGAGCGATGAGGATTTTGCGCAACAACTGGCGGTGCAACAAGAGCAAGAATTGCACTTAAATGAACAAAAGGAACAATTAGCGCAACGTCAAATCGAAGTAGAGGAACAAATTAAGCAGCTTGACATCGATATTGCACGCTATGAGCAACAGAGTCAGCAGTGGCACCAATATCAGCCATCGGTTAGCTATTTACGCTCCATTTTTCCTGATGATGACTTGACACCGCAACGCTGCGAACAACTTATTCTTGATCACGTGTTACACGTTAAATCACTTCGACAAGCAATTGTTAGCTACGAAACAGAAATCAAACAGTGCCGGGAGCGGCGTAACAAACTGAGCGGAAGAGAAGCTGGGAGTCTTGAGTATTTACGGCTTCTTGCCGCCGACGTGTCGGGAATATCGGTTGCTGAACTGTACGCCGATACCGAAGTACAGGATGCCGGATATTTTGAGGCGGCATTAGGGCCGTTAATGTTTGCCATACTGATCAATGGTGATGTCGATGATGCCGCTAGGCTATTGCTCTCGCAATACGGTGAACAATGGCCGCTTCCCGACGTTATATTGATCAGTGTCACCCAACCCGTGGACGTTTTACGCAACGAGCCGTTTGAGTCGGAATTACTCTTTAACGATATCACCGACGAATATAATACATCGGAGAGTATCCTTCCCCCCTGGTGTGTTATCGATGAACCACGGTACCGTCGTATCAGCCAGATACGTTCAGAGCCTGTATTAGGTGATAAAGCCCGCGAGGCGCTAATCATTCACTTGGACCAACAGATCCAACAGGCGGAAGAAAAGAGTGAGGCGCTGGAACGTGAGATTGAAGACCTCGAGCGCAGCAGAGAACATCTTAAGGGTGTCAGCGCTGCCCCCTCATTTATCTGGAATAACGAGCCGCCGCTGGAGGAGGCTCGCCGACAGCGCGATCATCGTTTTACTGCCCTGACAGACATTGCAGAAAAATGCAAAAGCGTGTCCAGCCAGTGGAAAAAAAGCCGGGGTCTCATGCTGGTACTGCAGGAGTGTGAGCCAGACAGTAAAATCCTGTTTCGGGATCTTCTTCAGGAATTGGCTGATATTGCTAGTCAGATAACGCGGGCTGAAACCGCCGGGCGTAATTTCAAACGTTATCATCCGTTAATTAGCCAGATAAAAAAAGAGTGTCCATTACTACGGGAAGAATACCCAGAGAATATAGAACAGGTACGCCAGCAGGTTGAGAAGAACGAGAAAACTTGGCAAATTTCTGCGATACGACTCCGGCGGGTGAAACAGTTAGACAGTGTGCGGGCTCATCTTAACCCAGAATATGTTAATGCTCAGAAAATACTGGAAGATGAAGCACAAGAGCAAACCCTCTTATCAGACGACCAAAAACGGCTGGAACAGGACGGAGTACGCATTAGAGATGAACTAAGTCATGCAAAAAGAGAGTTAGCTGAAAAAGATGCATCTTTTTCAGTAATGGATTCCGCTATTATTCGCCATCGCCAGAATCGCGATGAAGCTAAAAATAATCTGGATAATTTGCCTTTTCCCTATATTCCAGGGTTGGAAACCCAGCTTGCTTTACAGTTAACACATTTACAGAACCAACTTGAAAAGCTGAATAACAACGTAGAAGAGTGCAATGTAAAAAATGCTGAGATGCATCGCCAACGCTCAAACGAAGAATTACAACTGAAAAATCAAAATGACAAACTCATTGCCCTGACAGAAAAAATTGAACAAATCACTCAGCTGCGCAACAGAATTATAATTGCATTAAAAGCCGATGGCTCCTATGGTGAACTGGAACCTGCAATGCGCGAAGTCCTGATAAATGGCAACGCGCCATCATCAGGAACCTTTTTGCTGGTCGATCAACCGTTGCTGACTCAACTGACTCGGCTTGCTATCGAATATTCTATTTCTTCAGCCGATCCCTTCATGCAGCAGTTAACATCCTGTAGTCAGGACACTCCTGACGTCGCTGAAATCTGTACCACGCTTTATAGCCGCGCCGTGGCTCTTTTTCGCCGTCGCGCCCGACAGGATATTCAGCGTACCACGCAACCCCGTGCAATGTTGTTGGCGTTGTCTCAGGCGGCGAAAGATGCACAAAGGATGCTGGCTGAAACCGAAGCCGCGTTTCAGATGCGTCGTGATGAGCTTGCCGATGCGTTATCGCGCCGAATCAACGATGAAAAACGCGCGATAAGCCGATTAAGTGCTGAACTTACCGGAATTGGCTTTGGGCAGGTTGCCAGTGTGCGTCTGGAGGCCAGGACGGTTAAACATTTTCAGGATACCCTGAATGCTTTGAAATCAGGTGGTTATGGCATGGACGATCTCTTTTCCACGGCTGGAACCGTTACCGAAGCTCTGGCAGGCCTGTATAAAAAAATCAATCAACATGAAATTGATGGTTCACATTTGCTGGATCACCGTAACTACCTGGATGTAAAAACGTTAATACAGCGTCGCGGTGCGGAGCAGTTTGAACTATTGAACGCCTCTAGCTTGTCAACCGGGGAACGAATCGGTTCCGGGCTGGCGGTGTTGATTGCCGTGCTCAGACATTGGGGACGCAGTTCTCACGGCAATAAAGAGCCTTTCACTTTGCCACTGGTGATGGACGAGGTTTCCCGTCTGGATGCCGCCTCTCAGACGACAGTCCACGAGCTGGCCGTAAGAACTGGGTGCCAGATGCTGGTTGCGGCCCCGGAAACGTTAGGGAAAATTACTGGCACAGGTTACCAACTGGTACGCACAGTCAGGACTGAAAGCACGGGAGACAATGGGCAAAGTGTCACGCGTCATCAGGTGAAAATTACCGGGATTCGCGACGCCCAACAGTTACCGTTTGACGTTGATAGCTATCTGGCTACAGCGGAAAATGCTGAAAGTGACGAGGGGAAAACACTATAA
- a CDS encoding ABC transporter ATP-binding protein, producing the protein MMSETPLLSVKDLRVTFAAPSGLLHPVRGVSFEVNPRETLGIIGESGCGKSVTADALMGLLPARTSRVGGEASLNGQPLLSLSDEARRRLRGNALAMIFQDPLSSLNPVYTVGEQIDESLRQHTTLSRQARKARVHELLTQVGMPDPAACAVSYPHRLSGGMRQRVMIAIAIACGPGLLIADEPTTALDVTIQAQILSLLDKLKAETDMGIVLITHDLSVVAQMCQRVIVMYLGEVVEQADVFTLFDHARHPYTQALLRAMPNLDAPRKSELPEITGSVPPLTHPPTGCGFAPRCPLADARCHQSPPELSVADEVGHRVRCWKADSLGSAV; encoded by the coding sequence ATGATGAGTGAAACGCCGCTACTGTCTGTCAAAGACCTGAGAGTCACGTTTGCCGCGCCGTCTGGCCTCTTGCACCCTGTCCGAGGGGTCTCTTTTGAGGTGAATCCGCGTGAGACGCTGGGCATCATCGGTGAATCTGGCTGTGGCAAAAGCGTCACTGCTGATGCGCTGATGGGATTATTGCCTGCGCGCACTAGCCGAGTCGGCGGTGAGGCTAGCCTGAACGGTCAGCCGCTGCTGTCGCTGTCGGATGAGGCGCGGCGACGCCTGCGGGGCAATGCATTGGCCATGATTTTTCAGGATCCGCTCTCCAGCCTTAATCCGGTCTATACCGTGGGTGAACAGATCGATGAAAGCCTGCGGCAACACACCACGCTCTCGCGTCAGGCGCGAAAAGCGCGGGTGCATGAACTGCTAACCCAGGTGGGGATGCCCGATCCGGCCGCCTGTGCCGTGAGCTATCCGCATCGGCTATCTGGCGGGATGCGCCAGCGAGTGATGATTGCGATCGCGATTGCCTGCGGGCCGGGGTTGCTGATTGCCGATGAACCGACAACGGCGCTCGATGTCACCATTCAGGCGCAGATTCTTTCGCTGTTGGATAAGTTAAAAGCCGAAACCGATATGGGTATCGTGCTAATTACGCACGATCTGTCGGTGGTAGCGCAGATGTGTCAGCGCGTGATCGTGATGTATCTGGGGGAAGTGGTGGAGCAGGCGGATGTGTTCACGCTGTTTGATCACGCGCGACATCCTTATACGCAGGCGCTGCTGCGGGCGATGCCTAACCTCGATGCGCCGCGTAAAAGCGAGCTGCCGGAGATAACCGGCAGTGTTCCGCCATTGACTCATCCTCCCACTGGCTGTGGTTTTGCTCCGCGCTGCCCGCTGGCGGATGCACGCTGTCACCAGTCTCCCCCTGAGCTCTCCGTGGCTGACGAGGTGGGCCATCGCGTACGCTGCTGGAAGGCGGATAGCCTCGGGAGCGCCGTATGA
- a CDS encoding ABC transporter ATP-binding protein — translation MTEPLLRVKNLRKTFRVGQGWRKKTRVALDDVSFHIFPGETYALVGESGSGKSTTGRSILGLTPANAGELHFAGHDLRQQNAEQLRQLRRDMQMIFQDPLSSLDPKRSVGYSIEEPLIIHGIRDSQWRKAQVIKMLTRVGFTAADAGRFPHEFSGGQRQRIGIARALVLEPKLIVCDEPVSALDVSIQSQILNLLLALQREQGLAYLFIAHDLSVVHHIADRIGVMYRGRIVEEAPAATLFSQARHPYTRFLLASIPPAHPRLKRAVQVDAQKGQESGCQFDEPTPGTPARCRIHPTQEYWINAEHRVACARSEMP, via the coding sequence ATGACTGAGCCGTTATTACGGGTGAAAAACCTGCGTAAAACCTTTCGGGTCGGGCAGGGATGGCGAAAAAAAACGCGGGTGGCGCTCGATGATGTCAGTTTCCATATTTTCCCCGGTGAAACGTATGCGCTGGTTGGGGAGTCGGGCAGCGGCAAAAGCACCACGGGACGCAGCATTTTAGGGCTGACGCCCGCGAATGCCGGGGAATTGCACTTTGCCGGTCACGATCTCCGGCAGCAGAACGCAGAGCAGTTACGACAGCTGCGGCGCGACATGCAGATGATCTTTCAGGACCCGCTCTCCTCGCTCGATCCCAAGCGTAGCGTCGGGTACAGCATTGAAGAACCGCTGATTATCCACGGCATACGCGATAGCCAGTGGCGCAAGGCGCAGGTGATCAAGATGCTGACGCGAGTCGGGTTCACCGCAGCGGATGCCGGACGCTTTCCGCACGAGTTTTCCGGTGGGCAACGCCAGCGTATCGGGATTGCCCGCGCTCTGGTGCTGGAACCGAAACTGATCGTGTGCGATGAACCGGTTTCGGCGCTGGATGTTTCTATTCAGTCGCAGATTTTAAATCTGCTTTTGGCATTACAGCGGGAGCAGGGGCTGGCGTATTTGTTTATCGCGCACGATCTGAGCGTGGTACACCATATTGCCGACCGTATTGGCGTGATGTACCGCGGGCGCATTGTTGAAGAAGCGCCCGCGGCGACGCTGTTTTCACAGGCACGTCATCCGTATACGCGTTTCCTGTTGGCTTCGATTCCGCCCGCGCATCCGCGGTTAAAACGGGCTGTTCAGGTGGACGCGCAGAAAGGGCAAGAGAGCGGGTGTCAGTTTGACGAACCAACACCCGGCACGCCGGCACGATGCCGCATACACCCAACGCAAGAATATTGGATCAATGCGGAACACCGCGTCGCCTGCGCCCGATCAGAGATGCCCTGA